A region of Deltaproteobacteria bacterium DNA encodes the following proteins:
- the trpS gene encoding tryptophan--tRNA ligase — MRPTGKLHLGNLQGALKNWVALQNDGHHDCFYFIADWHALTSDYGSPDQIRENSLDMVINWLSVGLDPEKSTLFVQSAIKEHSELYLLLGMMTPLSWLQRNPTYKEMKEELADKDLATYGFLGYPVLQAADIIIYKGQGVPVGVDQLPHVELTREIARRFNFLYGEVFPVPDPLLTEVPKLLGIDGRKMSKSYGNSIYISDEGDDLRNKVSAMFTDPQRMRRKDPGNPDVCNVYSFHRIYSEYTEVQQIDQDCRTAGIGCTDCKKKLYERIRLALLPIHERRNHYTQHLDDVWDIVEKGNQKASVVAKATMVEVREAMKI; from the coding sequence ATGAGGCCCACGGGGAAACTGCATCTGGGCAATTTGCAGGGTGCTCTGAAAAACTGGGTGGCACTTCAAAACGACGGTCACCACGACTGCTTTTATTTCATTGCAGACTGGCATGCCCTGACCAGTGATTACGGCAGTCCGGACCAGATTCGCGAGAACTCCCTGGACATGGTGATCAACTGGCTGAGCGTCGGCCTTGATCCGGAAAAAAGCACCCTGTTCGTTCAGTCGGCGATTAAGGAACACTCGGAATTGTATCTTTTGCTGGGAATGATGACCCCCCTGTCCTGGCTCCAACGCAATCCCACCTACAAGGAAATGAAAGAGGAACTGGCGGATAAGGACTTGGCCACTTACGGTTTTCTCGGCTACCCGGTTTTGCAGGCAGCGGATATCATCATCTATAAGGGGCAGGGGGTGCCGGTCGGTGTCGACCAGTTGCCCCATGTGGAGTTGACCCGGGAGATCGCCCGGCGGTTCAATTTTCTCTACGGAGAAGTCTTTCCGGTGCCGGATCCTTTGCTGACGGAAGTACCGAAACTTCTCGGTATCGACGGGCGCAAAATGAGCAAGTCCTACGGAAATTCAATTTACATCAGTGATGAAGGAGACGATTTGAGAAACAAGGTGTCGGCCATGTTTACGGATCCTCAGCGAATGCGTCGAAAGGATCCGGGCAATCCCGACGTCTGTAATGTGTACAGTTTCCATCGGATTTATTCGGAATACACGGAGGTGCAACAGATCGATCAAGACTGTCGTACAGCCGGGATCGGTTGTACGGACTGTAAGAAAAAACTGTATGAACGAATCCGTCTGGCCCTGCTGCCGATCCATGAACGACGGAATCATTATACGCAGCACCTGGATGACGTGTGGGATATCGTTGAAAAAGGAAATCAAAAAGCGTCTGTCGTCGCAAAGGCGACCATGGTCGAGGTGAGAGAGGCCATGAAGATCTGA
- a CDS encoding segregation/condensation protein A has protein sequence MDYEIKLDQFQGPLDLLLFLIRKNRIDICDIPIALITEQYLQYLGIIRSLNLDEAGEYLVLAATLLQIKSRMLLPVPEGEKEEDEGDPRQELVNKLLEYQVFKEAASALETRPVLERDVFERGFHEEDAQGDPSDDGILIEAGIFDLLEAFREVIEGSGKSESMEIDLEKISLADRINEIMDVLTKCRSLTFVEFLDSSASKRHIIYTFLAILELIKLRMIKAFQNETSGVIRIFLAVDE, from the coding sequence ATGGATTATGAAATCAAACTCGACCAGTTTCAGGGGCCTCTGGATCTGCTGTTGTTTCTCATCCGAAAAAACAGGATCGATATTTGCGATATTCCAATCGCCCTCATTACGGAGCAGTATTTACAATATCTGGGGATCATCCGTTCCCTGAACCTTGACGAGGCTGGGGAATATTTGGTTCTGGCGGCCACTCTCCTCCAAATCAAGTCGCGGATGCTCTTGCCCGTTCCGGAAGGGGAGAAGGAGGAAGACGAAGGAGATCCCCGGCAGGAGCTTGTAAACAAGCTTTTGGAGTATCAGGTATTTAAAGAGGCGGCCTCGGCTTTGGAAACCCGGCCCGTTTTGGAACGGGACGTGTTCGAGCGCGGTTTTCACGAGGAGGATGCGCAAGGGGATCCTTCGGACGATGGGATCCTGATAGAAGCAGGCATATTTGATCTCCTGGAGGCTTTCCGGGAGGTGATCGAGGGTTCAGGCAAATCCGAATCGATGGAAATTGATTTGGAAAAAATATCTCTGGCCGACCGGATCAACGAGATCATGGACGTCCTGACAAAATGTCGGAGCCTCACGTTTGTCGAGTTTCTGGATTCCTCCGCCAGCAAGAGGCACATCATTTACACGTTTCTGGCCATTCTGGAATTAATAAAACTTCGGATGATCAAGGCGTTTCAGAATGAAACGTCCGGTGTTATCCGGATCTTTCTGGCCGTCGATGAGTGA
- the scpB gene encoding SMC-Scp complex subunit ScpB produces the protein MEGLKAVIEALIFASDVHINLDRLADVLEDVDRKDIRDCLRRLVQEYQDESRGFCIVEVAGGYHFRTKHEWSPWIKKLKKGKPASLTPVMMETLAVIAYRQPVLKAEIDKIRGVDAGGAIRRLLEKKMVRIVGRKDVPGKPIIYGTTRRFLEVFSLKDLSELPTLRELKELQE, from the coding sequence ATGGAAGGATTAAAGGCCGTCATCGAGGCGCTGATTTTTGCCTCGGACGTGCACATCAATCTTGACAGGCTGGCCGATGTACTGGAAGATGTGGACAGGAAGGACATTCGGGATTGTCTTCGCCGGCTGGTTCAGGAATATCAAGACGAAAGCAGGGGTTTCTGCATCGTTGAGGTTGCGGGGGGATACCACTTCCGGACGAAGCATGAGTGGTCTCCCTGGATCAAGAAGCTGAAAAAAGGAAAACCTGCATCGCTGACACCTGTTATGATGGAAACCCTTGCCGTCATTGCATACAGGCAGCCGGTCCTGAAAGCGGAAATCGACAAGATAAGGGGTGTTGATGCGGGGGGAGCGATCAGGAGGCTCCTCGAAAAAAAAATGGTCCGGATCGTCGGGCGGAAGGATGTTCCCGGAAAGCCGATCATTTACGGGACCACCCGACGTTTCCTGGAAGTTTTCAGCCTGAAGGATCTCTCCGAATTACCGACCCTTCGGGAACTGAAGGAATTGCAGGAATAA
- a CDS encoding rRNA pseudouridine synthase, with translation MQERLQKIVSRYAQVSRRKAEAMIAEGRISLNGEIVSRMGVKADPLNDTIRLDGKRIISEGTPVYILLHKPSGYVTTLRDPENRPVVTDLVKGEGERLFPVGRLDYDSEGLLLMTNDGMFAQKIQHPRYGVPKRYRVRVEGHLTVEEIGRLRKGVRFEDGFFQPRDLRIEKRNERSLWVSLTIFEGKNRMIRKGFTSLRHDVQRLVRVAIGDVQLGSLRRGMYRHLTKKEIDSLLSFSGRSEKIA, from the coding sequence ATGCAAGAACGTCTACAGAAAATTGTTTCACGATACGCCCAGGTTTCCCGACGGAAAGCGGAAGCCATGATTGCCGAAGGGCGGATCAGTTTGAATGGCGAGATCGTTTCCCGGATGGGTGTGAAGGCGGATCCGTTGAATGACACCATACGTCTCGACGGAAAACGCATTATTTCCGAGGGGACCCCGGTTTATATCCTCCTCCACAAGCCTTCCGGTTACGTGACCACACTCCGTGATCCGGAGAACCGTCCCGTCGTGACGGACCTGGTGAAAGGGGAGGGGGAGAGGCTTTTCCCTGTGGGACGCCTCGACTATGACTCCGAGGGCCTTCTTCTGATGACAAACGACGGAATGTTTGCCCAAAAAATTCAGCATCCGCGTTACGGTGTTCCCAAGCGTTACCGTGTCCGGGTGGAAGGTCACTTGACCGTTGAAGAGATAGGGCGGCTAAGGAAAGGCGTCCGCTTTGAAGACGGGTTTTTTCAGCCTCGTGATCTGCGCATTGAGAAGCGTAACGAAAGGAGCCTGTGGGTTTCTCTCACGATTTTCGAGGGGAAAAACCGGATGATTCGGAAAGGGTTTACTTCGCTCCGGCATGATGTGCAGAGGCTTGTACGGGTTGCCATTGGCGATGTGCAATTGGGAAGTCTGAGACGGGGCATGTATCGCCACCTGACGAAAAAAGAAATTGACTCCCTTTTATCCTTTTCCGGCCGCAGTGAAAAAATCGCATAA
- a CDS encoding integration host factor subunit beta gives MNKSSLIEALSRKENLPEKKASIIVNLIFKGFTDELKKGGRIEIRGFGSFVVRNYGAYTGRNPKTGKNIQVTPKKLPFFKVGKELKERVDRG, from the coding sequence ATGAACAAATCCAGTTTGATTGAGGCGTTGAGCAGAAAGGAAAATCTGCCGGAGAAAAAAGCGAGTATTATTGTGAATCTGATTTTCAAAGGATTTACGGATGAACTGAAAAAAGGAGGTCGCATCGAAATTCGGGGATTCGGCAGTTTTGTCGTCCGGAACTATGGAGCCTATACCGGAAGGAATCCAAAAACGGGGAAAAATATCCAAGTTACACCCAAGAAACTGCCTTTTTTCAAAGTCGGTAAGGAATTGAAGGAAAGAGTCGATAGGGGGTGA
- the radC gene encoding DNA repair protein RadC, translated as MKTPSPHYHGHRQRLKGKYLSTAPGTLQDYEILELLLSYSIPRKDVKPLAKALLLRFSSLKGIMDAPGEELMEVPGIGSHTAVLIRLVRELGTRYLKEKVREKTQISCTTELIQFCNAALGGLKDERFCVIYLNAQNRMIDMDVIEEGIVNQAIVYPRKVLESALKRKASAIILVHNHPSGQVKPSDADIRLTHTIREAAKALDILVHDHLIVGENRFFSFREEGMIG; from the coding sequence ATGAAAACCCCGTCACCCCACTATCATGGGCACCGGCAACGACTTAAGGGAAAATACCTCTCCACGGCTCCAGGCACATTGCAGGATTATGAAATTCTGGAATTGCTCTTATCTTATTCCATTCCCCGTAAGGATGTAAAGCCCCTGGCAAAAGCGCTATTACTACGTTTTTCGTCCCTGAAGGGTATTATGGACGCTCCCGGGGAAGAACTTATGGAAGTTCCGGGCATCGGATCCCATACGGCCGTTCTGATCAGGTTGGTTCGTGAACTGGGAACCCGTTATTTAAAAGAAAAAGTCCGGGAGAAAACCCAGATTTCCTGCACGACCGAGTTGATCCAGTTCTGTAACGCCGCCCTTGGAGGCCTCAAAGATGAACGCTTCTGCGTAATCTATCTGAACGCCCAGAATCGCATGATAGACATGGATGTCATCGAAGAGGGAATCGTTAACCAGGCTATCGTGTATCCCCGAAAAGTCCTGGAAAGCGCCTTGAAACGCAAGGCTTCCGCAATCATCCTTGTTCACAATCATCCTTCCGGCCAAGTAAAGCCCTCCGATGCGGATATCCGTTTAACCCATACGATTCGTGAGGCAGCCAAAGCATTGGATATTCTGGTACATGACCATTTGATTGTCGGTGAAAACAGGTTTTTTAGTTTCCGGGAGGAAGGGATGATTGGCTGA
- a CDS encoding superoxide dismutase, whose amino-acid sequence MVISLPDLPYGKDALAPYISQNTIEYHYGKHHKTYVDNANRLLADTDMATASLEDIIRNTAGNAEKIGIFNNCAQVWNHTFYWKCMNPAGGGKPTGAIATKIDATWGSFDKFAEEFKNAALSQFGSGWAWLVEEGGILKIVKTGNADTPIAHGQRPLLTVDVWEHAYYLDYQNRRGDYLSAFVDKLINWDFVNSCLD is encoded by the coding sequence ATGGTGATCAGTCTCCCCGATTTACCCTATGGAAAAGATGCCTTGGCGCCTTATATCAGCCAGAACACAATCGAATATCATTATGGGAAACACCATAAAACATACGTTGATAATGCAAACAGGCTCCTCGCCGATACGGATATGGCAACGGCTTCCCTGGAGGACATCATCCGTAATACCGCAGGAAACGCTGAAAAGATTGGCATTTTCAACAACTGCGCCCAGGTGTGGAACCACACCTTCTACTGGAAATGCATGAACCCAGCGGGAGGAGGTAAGCCGACGGGGGCCATCGCCACTAAAATTGATGCAACATGGGGAAGCTTTGACAAATTTGCCGAAGAATTTAAAAATGCGGCCCTCAGCCAGTTCGGGAGTGGCTGGGCCTGGCTTGTGGAGGAAGGGGGCATCCTCAAGATCGTTAAAACGGGCAATGCCGATACGCCAATCGCCCATGGCCAAAGGCCGCTTTTGACGGTGGATGTCTGGGAACACGCTTACTATCTTGATTATCAGAACCGGCGAGGGGACTATCTTTCGGCGTTTGTCGATAAATTGATCAATTGGGACTTTGTCAATTCCTGCCTCGATTGA
- a CDS encoding metal ABC transporter permease — MDILQYDFIQNALWASLLASIVCGMIGPFVVTKRLASITGGLSHTAFAGLGLAYWLGFNPIYGASLVVILAALFIGYNEGMKIDKNDLLIGILWAAGVAAGILFISMTPGFVPDLMSFLFGNILTVTDSDLKIVSGLCLIVVTAVTIFYKGFIAIALDEEYALAKGLPVRRLKMGLMFLIALSIVILIQVVGIILVIALLTIPVAIASEMSTNFRKIMIFSVLIGIGICLSGLEISYIWEMPSGASIVMTGTLVLILLKIIKISGIRIHGPSKR; from the coding sequence ATGGATATTTTACAATATGATTTCATTCAAAACGCACTCTGGGCAAGCCTCCTGGCCAGCATCGTCTGCGGCATGATTGGCCCTTTCGTTGTGACAAAACGCCTTGCCTCCATTACGGGAGGGTTGAGTCATACGGCATTTGCGGGTCTCGGTCTGGCCTACTGGCTTGGTTTCAATCCCATTTACGGTGCCTCTCTGGTCGTCATCCTGGCGGCATTATTCATTGGTTACAACGAGGGAATGAAAATCGACAAAAACGATCTCCTGATCGGAATCCTCTGGGCCGCAGGGGTCGCCGCAGGAATTCTTTTCATCTCCATGACCCCGGGGTTTGTCCCCGATTTGATGAGCTTCTTGTTCGGCAACATCCTGACCGTAACGGATTCGGATTTGAAAATCGTTTCAGGTCTCTGTTTGATCGTTGTTACCGCGGTGACAATTTTTTATAAGGGTTTTATAGCGATCGCCCTGGATGAGGAATATGCCCTTGCGAAGGGATTGCCGGTACGAAGGCTGAAAATGGGCCTCATGTTTCTCATCGCCCTGTCCATTGTCATACTGATTCAAGTCGTGGGCATTATTCTCGTTATTGCCCTGCTTACCATCCCTGTGGCAATCGCTTCCGAAATGTCAACGAATTTCAGGAAAATCATGATTTTTTCCGTGCTGATTGGAATCGGTATATGTCTGTCCGGCCTGGAAATCTCCTATATCTGGGAAATGCCGTCAGGCGCATCGATTGTCATGACCGGAACTCTCGTACTCATCTTATTGAAAATCATCAAGATCTCCGGTATCCGCATACATGGACCGTCAAAAAGATAG
- a CDS encoding ABC transporter ATP-binding protein, translating into MNDKPVIRIHDVSFGYDELPVLRKVSLDIFPEDFILIIGPNGGGKTTLIKLILGILKPWEGSIQFDPSVATRLGYVPQFSNFNKNFPISVFDFVLTGRCHGYNYLRFYRKEDRSATEAILKRMDLGALRRKEMNTLSGGQVQRALIARALVSEPKVLFLDEPTTSIDFTSQTSLIEFLENINREMAIVVITHDPTPLASVYKHIACVNGELYYHSQNELDRYTLEKVYGCPVELLGHGIPHTLLRLH; encoded by the coding sequence ATGAATGATAAGCCGGTTATTCGCATACATGACGTGTCCTTTGGTTACGATGAGCTCCCGGTCCTGCGCAAGGTGAGTCTCGATATCTTCCCTGAAGATTTTATCCTGATCATCGGTCCCAATGGCGGAGGTAAAACAACCCTCATAAAACTGATTCTGGGCATTTTGAAACCCTGGGAGGGATCCATCCAGTTCGATCCGTCAGTCGCGACCCGGCTGGGCTATGTCCCCCAGTTTTCCAACTTCAACAAGAACTTCCCTATTTCCGTTTTTGATTTTGTACTGACGGGTCGATGTCACGGGTATAATTATCTGCGTTTCTACCGTAAGGAGGATCGTTCGGCAACGGAAGCCATATTGAAACGAATGGACCTTGGGGCGTTGCGCCGCAAGGAAATGAACACACTTTCGGGGGGACAGGTTCAGCGAGCGCTCATAGCGCGCGCGCTGGTCTCCGAACCCAAGGTGCTGTTTCTTGACGAGCCCACAACATCGATCGACTTCACTTCTCAGACCAGCCTGATCGAATTTCTTGAAAATATTAACCGGGAAATGGCTATCGTCGTTATAACACACGATCCAACTCCCCTTGCGTCGGTATATAAGCATATCGCGTGCGTAAACGGAGAGCTTTATTACCACAGCCAGAACGAATTGGACCGATATACACTGGAGAAGGTTTATGGATGCCCCGTCGAACTTTTGGGGCATGGCATTCCACACACCTTATTACGTCTGCATTGA